A single Henriciella sp. AS95 DNA region contains:
- a CDS encoding alpha-hydroxy acid oxidase, which yields MKLKQALNIDDLRTMAKRKLPRMVFDYIDGGADDEVTLRESVRRFDDYQLTWRALRDVTKIDTSTSIMGQQTKLPFFISPTASTRLFHPAEGELAMARAAEAREVIYSCSTLASQTVEDIADATSGPKWVQIYVWKDKEIVRNFLARAKEAGFTGCILTVDLPVGGNRERDPRNRFSVPPKPNFSLARQVATKPGWAWDLMRSPKIKPANFSHMRKQGDQGGVVGFVNQQFSRAVTWSDVEWMREFWGPGFAIKGISRAEDAKRAIDIGADAVWVSNHGGRQLDTSVPTIDLLPEIVDAVRGRADIIADGGVRRGSHVAKLLMRGATGVALGRASLYGLGAGGQPGVERALKIIEDEFLRTMALLGATRISELDPELMRGPASR from the coding sequence ATGAAACTCAAACAGGCGCTCAATATTGACGACCTGCGCACTATGGCGAAGCGTAAGCTTCCTCGCATGGTGTTCGATTATATCGATGGCGGCGCGGATGATGAGGTGACGCTTCGCGAATCGGTTCGCCGGTTTGACGACTATCAGCTGACCTGGCGGGCCCTGCGAGATGTCACAAAGATCGACACATCGACGTCTATCATGGGGCAGCAGACCAAGCTTCCATTCTTCATCTCACCGACAGCTTCGACGCGCCTGTTTCATCCGGCCGAGGGCGAACTTGCCATGGCGCGAGCGGCCGAAGCGCGCGAGGTGATTTATTCATGCTCCACGCTGGCGTCGCAAACGGTGGAGGATATCGCCGATGCGACCTCTGGGCCGAAATGGGTGCAGATCTATGTCTGGAAGGACAAGGAGATCGTCAGAAACTTCCTTGCCCGCGCCAAGGAGGCGGGATTTACGGGCTGCATCCTGACGGTCGATCTGCCAGTGGGCGGCAATCGCGAACGCGATCCGCGCAATCGGTTTTCAGTGCCGCCCAAGCCAAATTTCAGCCTGGCAAGGCAGGTGGCGACAAAGCCCGGTTGGGCCTGGGACCTGATGCGCAGTCCGAAGATCAAACCGGCCAACTTCAGCCACATGCGAAAACAGGGTGACCAGGGCGGGGTTGTCGGCTTTGTGAACCAACAGTTCTCGCGCGCTGTTACCTGGTCAGACGTGGAATGGATGCGCGAGTTCTGGGGGCCAGGTTTCGCGATCAAGGGCATTTCGCGAGCCGAGGACGCCAAGCGTGCGATCGATATCGGTGCGGACGCTGTCTGGGTGTCCAATCATGGCGGGCGTCAGCTCGATACCTCGGTGCCGACCATCGACCTGCTCCCCGAAATTGTCGATGCTGTGCGGGGCCGGGCGGATATCATCGCTGATGGCGGGGTGCGCCGGGGGAGCCATGTTGCAAAGCTTCTCATGCGCGGGGCGACGGGTGTCGCCTTGGGCAGGGCATCGCTCTATGGGCTAGGCGCTGGCGGACAGCCGGGCGTTGAGCGCGCGCTGAAGATCATCGAGGATGAGTTCCTGCGGACAATGGCGCTTCTCGGCGCGACGCGTATCAGCGAACTCGACCCGGAGCTGATGCGGGGACCAGCGAGCCGCTAG
- a CDS encoding VCBS repeat-containing protein: MTATSTRYAVATLVASLVAVSPALAQRLSYETNPFFVFDWDERLTAGVELADVDGDGDLDVLVANGRHWAQPDVVYYNTGNGRLTTARQLGDVHGPSYIVRAGDLDADGDMDAVIVGDGVPAKVFTNDGTGVFTLLGEIEGSDGPARNALLEDLNGDSALDLVTVQRRGGVRMFAGLGDGSFDAPYQMPGDLRGSTGIDMGDFNGDGRPDLAVACRDGGPSYLLMNLAGRGWTAEALAGSEGDHRQIVAGDFNGDRYADVILGAVDGGLHVLLGGSERRFTPGGSIDDAGPLPPSPEDLPIQALAAADLDGDGDLDFVAGLEEKNNRFYINDGAANFTVFTLEDEAEDTYGVAIGDMNSDGLPDLVFASSGAPNFVMLAGWMEPETDLP, encoded by the coding sequence ATGACAGCCACCTCCACCAGATATGCCGTGGCAACCCTGGTCGCCAGCCTTGTCGCGGTTTCGCCTGCCCTCGCGCAGAGGCTGTCTTATGAGACCAACCCGTTCTTTGTGTTCGACTGGGACGAGCGGCTCACGGCGGGGGTAGAGCTGGCCGATGTGGACGGGGACGGCGACCTCGACGTGCTGGTCGCCAATGGCCGGCACTGGGCGCAGCCGGATGTCGTCTACTACAACACGGGCAATGGCCGACTGACCACGGCGCGCCAGCTCGGCGACGTGCATGGGCCGAGCTACATCGTGCGCGCAGGCGATCTCGACGCGGATGGCGACATGGACGCGGTCATTGTCGGCGACGGTGTTCCGGCAAAAGTGTTCACCAATGACGGGACGGGTGTTTTCACGCTGCTTGGAGAAATCGAAGGCAGCGATGGACCCGCGCGCAATGCCTTGCTGGAAGACCTCAATGGCGACAGCGCGCTGGACCTCGTCACCGTACAGCGGAGGGGCGGCGTTCGGATGTTTGCCGGCCTCGGCGACGGAAGTTTCGATGCCCCCTACCAGATGCCGGGCGACCTGCGCGGCTCAACCGGTATCGACATGGGCGACTTCAACGGCGATGGCCGGCCGGATCTGGCGGTCGCCTGCCGCGATGGTGGCCCGAGCTATCTGCTGATGAACCTCGCCGGACGTGGCTGGACCGCTGAAGCACTGGCCGGCAGCGAAGGCGATCACCGCCAGATCGTTGCGGGTGACTTCAACGGCGACAGGTACGCCGATGTCATTCTGGGCGCGGTCGATGGCGGCCTGCATGTCCTGCTTGGCGGGTCAGAGCGGAGGTTCACGCCGGGCGGGTCGATTGACGATGCCGGGCCGTTGCCGCCCTCCCCCGAAGACCTGCCGATCCAGGCGCTAGCAGCCGCCGATCTTGATGGCGATGGCGATCTCGATTTCGTCGCCGGGCTGGAGGAGAAGAACAACCGGTTCTACATCAATGATGGCGCGGCAAACTTCACAGTGTTCACACTCGAGGACGAGGCAGAGGACACGTATGGCGTCGCAATTGGCGACATGAACAGTGACGGTTTGCCTGATCTCGTCTTTGCCAGTTCCGGCGCGCCGAATTTCGTCATGCTCGCAGGCTGGATGGAGCCGGAAACGGACCTGCCTTGA
- a CDS encoding YaiI/YqxD family protein gives MSLVIHVDADACPVKDEVYKVALRHRLPVNIVANSFIRVPQNPLFKFIMVPDGPDVADDWIAERADASSVVITADILLAERCLQNGARVLSPKGRAFTANSIGQQVATRAIMEDLRSTGEQTSGPAPFKPADRSNFLSALEVEIQKVKRGR, from the coding sequence TTGAGCCTTGTCATTCATGTCGATGCCGATGCCTGCCCTGTAAAGGATGAGGTCTACAAGGTGGCGCTTCGCCATCGACTGCCCGTCAATATCGTGGCCAACAGTTTCATTCGCGTGCCGCAGAACCCGCTGTTCAAATTCATCATGGTGCCGGACGGGCCCGATGTCGCCGATGACTGGATCGCCGAGCGGGCGGATGCAAGCTCGGTTGTGATCACCGCGGATATCCTGCTCGCCGAACGCTGCCTGCAGAATGGCGCGCGCGTGCTTTCACCGAAAGGCAGGGCCTTCACGGCGAACTCCATCGGCCAGCAGGTCGCCACGCGCGCCATCATGGAGGATCTGCGCTCGACAGGCGAACAGACGAGCGGGCCAGCGCCCTTCAAGCCTGCCGACCGCTCGAATTTCCTGTCAGCGCTGGAAGTCGAAATCCAGAAGGTTAAGCGCGGGCGCTAG